The DNA sequence GCTGGAGGAGGCCGGGGGGGAGGGTCCCGCCCGTGAGGACGATCAGGTCGGCCCGCTCGGCGAGGGAGGCCAGGGCGGGGTCGAAGCGGCTGACGGGAAAGGCGCGGACCCCGGCGGGGAGGTCGCGCACGAAGCGCTCGGCGTCGGGCACGCTGTCGGCGGCGATGCCGACGGTGGTAAAGCCCAGCCGCACGAGGGGCAGGGCGCGGGCGAGTTCGCCCCCCGAGCCCAGCAGCAAGGCGCCCGCCCCGCGCGCCGCGTAGCCGCTGGCCTCCACCGCGTCGGTGAGGGCGTCGGCGAGGGCGTAGGTGCCCTGGGCGCCCCCGGCGGTGAAGGCGACGGCATCCACCCGGCCCACCCGGCGGGCGCTGGCGTCGGGGTCGGCGGCCCCGGCTGCCATCCCCTCCCGCGACTCGTGCACGAGGGCCCCTGAAAAGCGCAGGGTGCGGCACGCCTGCATCACCGCGCCGAGGTTCTCGTCGGGTACCCCCACGACGATCAGCCCCGCCGTGCGCAGGGCGCGGGCGGCAGCCGGGGAATAACCGATCAGGGCGAGCGGCGCTTCTGGAGGGGTGGACATCGCCCCAGAGTGTACCGCGGGTCACGAAAGGCGAGGACCGCCCGGGGCGTGGGCGGTCCTCGCCTTTCGTGACCCGCGGTGTCAGTTGGTCTTGTTGCCAGAGTTCTGCGCGGGCGTCGAGGGCCCGCCCGCGGCGGCGGACCCGGCGGCGGGCGAGCCGCCCCAGGTCGCGCCCGTGGTGCCCGCCTGGGTTCCGCCCGCGGCGGCGGGAGCGGGGGCCGGGGCGGGGTCCTCGATGCGTTCGAGCCACATGGTGCCCACGAGGTTGCGGGCGTTGCGGCCCGCGCGGTGCAGGCTCTCGGCGGCCTCGGGGTTCACGCGCCCCACGGCGTCGAGGATGGCCTGCCGGGCGGCGGGCACGCGGGCGAGCACGACCGCGCCCGTGCCCAGCAGCAGCAGGCCGACGAGGCCCCCACTCCCGCCGCCCCGCGCCCCGGACTTGGCGGCGCGTCCTTTCTGCTGGCTCAGGCGGGCGAGTTCCTTCCTCGTCGCCTTGGGCAAGGGCCCGACCTGCCGCCGGACCTCGCGCTCGATTTCGTCGGCGCTCCAGCTCCGCTCCATGGCCCGCAGCTCTTTTTCGGCGTCCATGCGGGCGGCCCTGAGCGCCTGCTCGGCCTGACGCAGGGCCGTCTCGGCGGAGACCACCGCCGCCCCGGCGTTCCGGGCGCCCTCGGCCTTGTGGGCGCGCGCCTCCTGTTTGACCTGTGCCGCCGCACCCCCAAGCAGGTGCTCGCCCTGACGGCGGCGAGCCTCGGCCATACGGGCCGCCTTGTCAGCCGCGCGGGCCGCCTGGGCCCGCTTCACCCGCACCTCACGCCTCACCTGCCGCCCGGTGCCCTTCAAGGCCCGCCCGGCGTCCTCGGCGAGGTCTTCCACCGTCTCGCCAAGCGCCTCCACGCCGCGCTTGACGCCCCGGTGCACGTCGTGGGCGACCCCGGCGGCCTTGACCACCCCGGCACCCGCCGCCGCCGTGACCGTCCCCGCGGCGGCCTGCGCCATCTCCCCGGCGCGGTCGAGCACCGACTCGGCCCGGTCCGCCGCTTCCTCGCGCACGGTGTCCACGGCCCGCGCCGTCTTCCGCGCTACCCCGTGCGCCGTGTGTCCGGCCTCGGCGGCGGCCTTGAGTTTCGCCCCGCGCGCCGTCCCGCCCAGCGCCTCCTGGAGGTCGTGGCGCAAACGCTCGGGCGCGTTCTCGGGCCGGGGCCGGGTGTTCGCGTTCAGGCCGAGGGCGCCCAGGCCGCCGAGCAGCGTCCGGCGGCCCGTCCCCTTCTCCGGGTTGAGCTTGTCCATGTCCCTACTCCTTTCACGTTCCGCTGCCCCCTCCGGGGGAAGAGCGAAAGACCATGCGGCCCCCATTCTGGAAGCCCCCGCCCCCCGGAGTGTGGGCAGACCGTGACGTGGGTTTCATGTTCCCGGCGCCCCGTCCCCATCCGCGCGCCGCGCCCGCCTTGCGCACACCGTGACGCCTGTGCTCCTTTCCCCCACCCCGGACGCTCTACACTCGGGGGCGTGACCCGCAAGGCCCGCGCCCCCACCGCCCCCACCGCGCCGCCTTCGCCCGCGCCCGGCCCGGCCCCGGCGGGGCCCCTCCTGTCCCGGCTGGAGGTGCGCAACCTCGCCACCATCCGCGACCTCACGCTGGAGCTGCGGGGGGGCTTCAGCGCCTTTACCGGCGAGACGGGCGCGGGCAAGAGCATCATCGTAGACGCGCTCGGGCTGCTGCTGGGCTCGCGGGCGAATACCGACCTGATCCGCACCGGGGAAGACGGCCTGCTCGTCACCGGCTTTTGGGGCGGCGGCGAGGACGAATACAGCGCCAGCCGCCGGGTGACCACCCAGGGCCGCGGCACCGCCCGCCTCGACGGCGAGGTCGTCTCTGTGCGCGAGCTTCAGGAGTGGGCCGCCACCCGCCTCACGATCCACTGGCAGCACAGCGCCGTCAGCCTGCTCACCCCCGCCAACCAGCGCTCGCTCCTCGACCGGCAGGTCGGCGCGGAGGTCGCGGCCTACACGGCGGCCTACCGCGCGTGGGGCGAGGCGAGGGTGCGGCTGGAAAACCTGCGGGCGAACGAGCGCGAGCGGGCGCGGCAACTCGACCTCCTGACCTTCCAGGTGCGCGAGATCGAGGGGCTCGCTCCCCAGCCCGGTGAGGAGGAGCCCCTGGGCAACGAACTCACCCGCTTATCGAACCTGGAGACCATCGCGCAGGGGGCGGCGGGGGCGCTCGACCTCCTCTCCGACGGCGAGACGAACGCGGTGGGCATGATCGCCGAGGCGCTCAGGGCGCTCAACGCCGGGGCGAAGTACGACGAGACGAGCGCCCAGCTCCAGCGCGACCTGCGCGACGCCCTGGACGCCGTGCAGGCGGTGGTGGGCGAACTGCGCGACGTGGCCGAGGACAGCGCCCCCGACCCGGAGGAACTCGCGCGGGTGGAAGGGCGGCTCACCGCGCTCGGCAGGCTGCGCGCCAAGTACGGCCCGACCC is a window from the Deinococcus planocerae genome containing:
- the recN gene encoding DNA repair protein RecN, which gives rise to MTRKARAPTAPTAPPSPAPGPAPAGPLLSRLEVRNLATIRDLTLELRGGFSAFTGETGAGKSIIVDALGLLLGSRANTDLIRTGEDGLLVTGFWGGGEDEYSASRRVTTQGRGTARLDGEVVSVRELQEWAATRLTIHWQHSAVSLLTPANQRSLLDRQVGAEVAAYTAAYRAWGEARVRLENLRANERERARQLDLLTFQVREIEGLAPQPGEEEPLGNELTRLSNLETIAQGAAGALDLLSDGETNAVGMIAEALRALNAGAKYDETSAQLQRDLRDALDAVQAVVGELRDVAEDSAPDPEELARVEGRLTALGRLRAKYGPTLEDVLAFHASAEAELAELDRDERDADTLEAEVGRLEQGAVRAGEALDGARRRLAGPLAAGLVGVIRELGMPHARLEFRLTPLPHPGPSGLSDVTLHFTANPGEDLGPLADVASGGELSRVMLAISTVLGAETPAVVFDEVDAGIGGAAALAVADQLGRLAGERQVLVVTHLAQIAARADHHYKVEKHVEDGRTVSRVRLLGDEERLEEIARMLSGNTSEAALSHARELLSRGRGRAAAN
- a CDS encoding shikimate dehydrogenase, encoding MSTPPEAPLALIGYSPAAARALRTAGLIVVGVPDENLGAVMQACRTLRFSGALVHESREGMAAGAADPDASARRVGRVDAVAFTAGGAQGTYALADALTDAVEASGYAARGAGALLLGSGGELARALPLVRLGFTTVGIAADSVPDAERFVRDLPAGVRAFPVSRFDPALASLAERADLIVLTGGTLPPGLLQPYHTLADLTGRANSGASGAATLDLSLLPALRLSRQLLHATGQRYRPEDLTELAGALV